In one window of Thermodesulfobacteriota bacterium DNA:
- a CDS encoding MFS transporter: MDRGGGERKYIFGLNRNVFYTGFVSMLMDISSEMVYPLLPLFLTTVLGATKTAVGIIEGIAETTASILKIFSGWLSDKLGKRKLLMGAGYGISAVSRPLIAIATAWSHVLGARFIDRVGKGTRTAPRDAIIADSTEKEKLGLAFGFHRSMDTVGAIIGPGIAFLILLFFVGNLRLVFLLSTIPALISVLVIIIFITEKKRTREEAARLPRFSISDFDGPFRRYLVVVGIFSLGYFADAFVILRAEDLGVSSALIPIIYLAFNIVYALSSTPMGALADKIGLRRMVLAGFVYYSVIFVLIAFSTEALHIWILFPLYGIFKGMSEGTLRAYLATLAPPERKATAFGVYHTVVGLMLLPASVMAGYLWDNVGPEATFLYGSGMSALAALVFVVFRPGKG; encoded by the coding sequence ATGGACCGGGGCGGAGGAGAAAGAAAATATATCTTCGGGCTCAACCGGAACGTATTCTATACCGGTTTCGTGAGCATGCTGATGGACATCTCTTCAGAGATGGTCTATCCGCTCCTGCCTCTTTTCCTCACGACGGTACTAGGCGCCACAAAGACCGCCGTAGGCATAATCGAGGGCATAGCCGAGACCACTGCCTCGATCCTCAAGATCTTCTCGGGCTGGCTCTCTGACAAGCTCGGCAAAAGGAAGCTCCTCATGGGCGCGGGCTACGGCATATCCGCCGTGAGCAGGCCCCTCATCGCGATCGCGACAGCGTGGTCGCACGTGCTCGGCGCTCGGTTCATAGACAGGGTCGGCAAGGGCACCAGGACCGCCCCGCGTGACGCGATAATCGCAGACTCGACGGAAAAGGAGAAGCTCGGCCTGGCGTTCGGCTTCCACAGGTCGATGGATACCGTGGGGGCCATAATAGGCCCGGGCATCGCGTTCCTTATACTCCTTTTCTTCGTAGGCAACCTCCGGCTCGTGTTCCTCCTCTCGACCATACCGGCCCTTATATCCGTCCTGGTCATAATAATTTTCATAACCGAAAAAAAGAGGACCAGAGAGGAGGCCGCGAGGCTACCGAGGTTCTCGATATCCGATTTCGACGGCCCGTTCAGGCGCTACCTTGTGGTAGTCGGGATTTTCTCGCTCGGATATTTCGCCGACGCCTTCGTGATACTCAGGGCCGAAGACCTGGGGGTGAGTAGCGCCCTCATCCCGATAATATATCTCGCTTTCAATATCGTCTACGCGCTTTCTTCGACGCCAATGGGGGCGCTCGCAGACAAGATAGGCCTCCGGCGCATGGTGCTGGCCGGCTTCGTTTATTACTCCGTTATATTCGTCCTCATCGCCTTCTCTACCGAAGCACTCCACATCTGGATATTATTCCCGCTCTACGGCATATTCAAGGGCATGAGCGAGGGGACACTCCGGGCCTACCTCGCGACCCTCGCCCCGCCGGAGCGGAAGGCCACGGCATTCGGCGTGTACCATACGGTGGTCGGCCTCATGCTCCTTCCGGCAAGCGTGATGGCAGGATACCTCTGGGACAACGTGGGCCCGGAAGCGACCTTCCTTTACGGAAGCGGCATGTCCGCCTTAGCCGCCCTTGTTTTCGTGGTATTCAGGCCGGGGAAGGGATGA
- a CDS encoding DUF3108 domain-containing protein produces the protein MRNSIKCLFSLSLVLLLLSSTAAPLHAGSGNEKTIGQAFAGEELVYEIGFWIFDDVAEGRLKIEEGEGGLYTATLTAQTSGFVGTILRHRRDKYIATLRMTDDGKRFVTERFEKEVEIDGKDRKRSVHTVDYAKMTVIWDYWKGEKKDKEGAADIPEGMFVDDPIAAFYNFRFGSYGKIEEGRVYNIASFPRDGRFPEISIRIVPEKELKKKRKRRTSDYLADARIDKDLFGSKNGEIEINFTNGMLPVQAVAKGVILFGDVKGKLREVNLSRTVAASQAAPAISSLPRPEYHENKGG, from the coding sequence ATGCGTAATTCAATCAAGTGCCTTTTCAGCTTAAGTCTGGTTTTACTTCTCCTCTCATCGACAGCCGCCCCCCTGCATGCGGGGTCCGGAAACGAAAAGACGATAGGCCAGGCCTTTGCCGGCGAGGAACTCGTCTATGAGATAGGTTTCTGGATATTCGACGACGTCGCTGAAGGCAGGCTCAAGATAGAGGAGGGGGAAGGCGGCCTGTACACGGCGACCCTTACGGCCCAGACCTCGGGCTTCGTGGGAACGATTTTGCGCCACAGGCGGGATAAGTATATCGCAACTCTCAGGATGACCGACGACGGCAAAAGGTTCGTGACCGAGCGCTTCGAGAAAGAGGTCGAGATAGACGGGAAGGACAGGAAAAGGTCGGTCCATACCGTGGATTACGCGAAAATGACCGTGATCTGGGACTATTGGAAGGGCGAAAAGAAGGATAAGGAGGGTGCGGCGGACATACCGGAGGGCATGTTCGTCGATGACCCCATAGCCGCCTTCTATAACTTCAGGTTCGGGTCGTACGGTAAAATAGAGGAAGGTCGCGTCTACAATATAGCGAGCTTTCCCAGGGACGGCCGCTTCCCCGAGATAAGCATAAGGATAGTGCCTGAAAAGGAGCTTAAGAAGAAAAGAAAAAGGAGGACCTCCGACTACCTGGCGGACGCCCGGATAGACAAGGACCTCTTCGGCTCCAAGAACGGCGAGATAGAGATAAATTTCACCAACGGGATGCTGCCTGTGCAGGCCGTCGCCAAGGGCGTGATCCTATTCGGCGACGTCAAGGGCAAGCTCCGCGAAGTAAACCTTTCCCGCACTGTCGCGGCGTCTCAAGCCGCGCCGGCCATCTCATCCCTTCCCCGGCCTGAATACCACGAAAACAAGGGCGGCTAA
- the mobB gene encoding molybdopterin-guanine dinucleotide biosynthesis protein B, producing MAPIVSIVGKSGSGKTTLLEKVISELTRRGYRVGVLKHDAHGFEIDHEGKDSWRHKQAGARVVALSSPEKFAVIKDVEKEWPPERLIASYLSGVDVVVLEGFKKSPFPKIEVVRKANSSRPVCAKDKNLMAFASDFKVSRRLPVYKLNDFKGISDLIEERIIKGHRDPGVSLLVNGTNVELKPFIENLLRDGVTGMIKSLKGCGEADEIEIRITRRGS from the coding sequence ATGGCGCCCATCGTATCGATAGTAGGGAAATCCGGGAGCGGCAAGACTACGCTCCTCGAGAAGGTCATCTCCGAGCTTACCCGGAGGGGCTACAGGGTAGGCGTATTGAAGCACGACGCGCACGGCTTCGAGATAGACCACGAGGGCAAGGACTCCTGGAGGCACAAGCAGGCCGGCGCAAGGGTCGTGGCCCTCTCGTCTCCAGAGAAGTTCGCGGTAATAAAAGACGTTGAAAAGGAATGGCCGCCCGAGAGGCTTATCGCCTCCTATCTTTCCGGGGTGGATGTGGTCGTCCTCGAAGGCTTCAAGAAATCGCCCTTCCCCAAAATAGAGGTGGTGCGGAAGGCGAACTCGTCAAGGCCGGTCTGCGCCAAGGACAAGAACCTCATGGCCTTTGCCTCGGACTTCAAGGTGAGCAGGCGCCTGCCCGTCTATAAGCTTAACGATTTCAAAGGCATATCCGACCTCATCGAAGAGAGGATAATAAAGGGGCACAGGGACCCCGGCGTAAGCCTTCTGGTTAACGGGACCAACGTTGAGCTGAAGCCGTTCATAGAAAACCTCCTCCGGGACGGCGTGACCGGCATGATAAAGAGCCTAAAGGGATGCGGCGAAGCCGACGAGATCGAGATAAGGATCACCAGGCGCGGCTCATGA
- a CDS encoding molybdenum cofactor guanylyltransferase yields MTGAILAGGQSRRMGFNKAFIDTAQGTIIERTVRVVGSVFDPAFIVANDIALYGSLGLPVHEDIIKGAGSLGGIYTALYLSGSEHAFVTACDMPHLDAGCVRAVAERASKADCVIPFIGGMLHPMHAAYSKRCMSAIEEMVRAGNLRINDLFGKIDTMRLTEEDFPGLDISISVENVNTRDDLKRAGIDEK; encoded by the coding sequence ATGACCGGAGCGATACTCGCCGGCGGCCAGAGCCGCCGGATGGGCTTCAACAAGGCCTTCATAGATACTGCCCAGGGCACCATTATAGAAAGGACGGTCCGCGTCGTGGGGTCGGTATTCGACCCCGCCTTCATAGTCGCGAACGATATTGCGCTGTACGGCAGCCTGGGTCTTCCTGTGCACGAGGACATAATCAAGGGGGCCGGGAGCCTGGGAGGGATCTACACCGCCCTTTACCTTTCCGGATCCGAGCATGCGTTCGTAACGGCCTGCGACATGCCTCACCTCGACGCTGGATGCGTAAGGGCGGTCGCGGAAAGGGCATCGAAAGCGGACTGCGTCATACCTTTCATAGGCGGCATGCTACACCCCATGCACGCGGCCTACTCCAAAAGGTGCATGTCGGCAATAGAGGAGATGGTAAGGGCCGGAAACCTCAGGATAAACGACCTCTTCGGGAAGATAGATACGATGAGGCTTACGGAAGAGGACTTCCCGGGCCTCGACATATCCATATCCGTCGAGAACGTGAACACCAGAGACGACCTCAAAAGGGCCGGGATAGATGAAAAGTGA
- the mazG gene encoding nucleoside triphosphate pyrophosphohydrolase → MKSDGKADIGKLETLMERLRAEDGCPWDRAQSMDSLVPFIIEEAYEVICAIDSGIPDEIRDELGDLLFQVIFISQIAKEKGDFTLADVIDRSNSKMISRHPHVFGEARAETPEEVLRQWAEIKKKEKSGKETGGRLAGVPEVLPALLRAHKISQKAAKAGFDWKNTEEVLEKLNEELDEFKEAVRKKEPLQMEEELGDMLFTLVNVGRFLEVNPEDALRKTIAKFITRFHHIESELLKQGRDLSSTPIDELERLWQEAKSPKRQD, encoded by the coding sequence ATGAAAAGTGACGGGAAAGCGGATATCGGAAAGCTCGAAACCCTGATGGAGAGGCTGCGGGCAGAGGACGGCTGCCCCTGGGACAGGGCGCAGTCCATGGATTCCCTCGTGCCTTTCATAATCGAGGAGGCCTACGAGGTCATATGCGCCATAGACTCCGGCATTCCCGATGAAATCCGGGACGAGCTGGGGGACCTCCTTTTCCAGGTCATATTCATTTCGCAAATAGCGAAGGAAAAAGGGGACTTCACGCTCGCAGACGTCATAGACCGCTCAAACTCGAAGATGATAAGCCGACACCCCCATGTGTTCGGAGAGGCCAGGGCCGAAACGCCCGAAGAGGTGCTCCGCCAGTGGGCTGAGATAAAAAAGAAGGAGAAGAGCGGCAAGGAGACCGGCGGACGCCTTGCCGGGGTCCCGGAAGTCCTGCCTGCGCTCCTTCGGGCGCACAAGATAAGCCAGAAGGCGGCAAAGGCGGGATTCGACTGGAAGAATACGGAAGAGGTACTGGAAAAACTCAACGAGGAGCTTGACGAATTCAAGGAGGCTGTAAGGAAGAAGGAGCCTCTTCAAATGGAAGAAGAGCTCGGCGACATGCTCTTCACCCTCGTAAACGTCGGGAGGTTCCTCGAAGTAAACCCCGAGGACGCACTTAGAAAGACCATCGCGAAGTTCATAACCCGCTTCCACCACATCGAAAGCGAGCTCCTTAAACAGGGCCGCGACCTCTCATCAACCCCCATTGACGAGCTCGAACGCCTCTGGCAAGAGGCAAAGTCGCCCAAAAGACAGGATTAG
- the murJ gene encoding murein biosynthesis integral membrane protein MurJ, with amino-acid sequence MSHERRITGAASVISALTAASRVLGYLRDAALAYVFGAGLVADAFFMAFRISNLLRRLVGEGALTSSFIPIFTDEMSRRDRSALRSLASSVFTLFALILAALAIIGIIFSREIVWLMAPGFLSDPGKFELTVSLTRWMFPYMLFVGLMGIAMGVLNSYRHFTAPALSPVLFNLAIIASIFAIAPYLDSPVYALVVGVLAGGVFQLLLQVPFLGRVGMLPRFSFGFRDSAIRKIFALMGPAAFGIGVYQLNIFVTMWFASGLPEGAVSYLYYAGRLMELPLGVFGVSVTTAVLPSLSEQVTRQDWDGFKGSISFAVRIVNFVMIPATIGLLVLSYPIIELLFTRGEFSAADAAGTATALYFYAFGLVPVAIARILTSVFYSLKDTMTPVWIALIAFLFNAVFCFVLIGPLGHGGLALATTLAALVNCSILFVVLRMKFGRFGVTGMLVSGLKSTGAALVMGVLVYLLAFGIVDIPGGVWKAALLSACLGLGVISYVAASRLMGVTELAFLKGFLFRRGKKAG; translated from the coding sequence GTGAGCCACGAAAGGAGGATCACCGGGGCCGCCTCGGTCATAAGCGCCCTTACAGCGGCAAGCAGGGTGCTCGGCTACCTGAGGGACGCGGCCCTGGCCTATGTTTTCGGCGCCGGCCTTGTTGCGGACGCCTTCTTCATGGCCTTCAGGATATCGAACCTCCTCCGCCGGCTCGTGGGCGAGGGCGCCCTTACATCCTCATTTATCCCCATATTCACGGACGAGATGAGCAGAAGGGACCGGAGCGCATTGAGGTCTCTCGCCTCGAGCGTCTTCACCCTCTTCGCACTTATCCTTGCCGCCCTCGCCATAATCGGCATCATCTTCTCAAGGGAGATAGTCTGGTTGATGGCCCCGGGCTTCCTCTCCGACCCGGGCAAATTCGAGCTTACGGTATCCCTAACCAGGTGGATGTTCCCCTACATGCTCTTCGTGGGGCTAATGGGCATCGCCATGGGGGTCTTGAATTCCTACAGGCATTTCACGGCCCCGGCCCTTTCGCCGGTCCTTTTCAATCTGGCCATCATCGCGAGCATCTTCGCGATAGCCCCGTACCTCGACTCCCCGGTCTACGCCCTGGTGGTGGGGGTGCTTGCGGGCGGTGTTTTCCAGCTGCTTCTGCAGGTGCCGTTCCTGGGCAGGGTCGGGATGCTCCCTAGATTCTCATTCGGGTTCAGGGACAGCGCAATAAGGAAGATATTCGCCCTCATGGGGCCTGCCGCCTTCGGCATAGGCGTATACCAGCTCAATATATTCGTAACCATGTGGTTCGCCTCCGGGCTGCCCGAGGGAGCTGTCTCGTACCTTTATTACGCGGGGAGGCTCATGGAGCTCCCGCTCGGCGTTTTTGGGGTCTCGGTAACGACCGCGGTGCTCCCGAGCCTCTCCGAGCAGGTGACGAGACAAGACTGGGACGGCTTCAAGGGCTCCATCTCCTTTGCCGTGAGGATAGTGAATTTCGTCATGATACCGGCTACCATCGGCCTCCTGGTCCTCTCATACCCGATAATCGAGCTCCTTTTCACGAGAGGGGAGTTCAGCGCCGCCGACGCCGCCGGGACCGCGACCGCCCTCTACTTTTACGCCTTCGGCCTAGTGCCGGTGGCAATCGCCCGGATACTCACCTCGGTCTTCTATTCGCTCAAGGACACCATGACCCCTGTCTGGATAGCCCTCATAGCCTTCCTGTTCAATGCGGTCTTCTGCTTCGTGCTCATAGGACCGCTCGGGCACGGCGGGCTCGCGCTGGCGACAACGCTCGCCGCGCTTGTGAACTGCTCGATTCTCTTTGTCGTCCTCCGGATGAAGTTCGGGCGTTTCGGCGTGACAGGGATGTTAGTCTCAGGGCTTAAGTCCACGGGAGCTGCGCTCGTCATGGGCGTCCTCGTATATCTACTGGCATTCGGCATAGTCGATATCCCGGGAGGCGTGTGGAAGGCGGCCCTCTTAAGCGCCTGTCTCGGACTGGGTGTTATTTCCTATGTCGCGGCATCCAGGCTCATGGGCGTTACTGAGCTCGCGTTTTTAAAAGGTTTTTTATTTCGGAGAGGCAAAAAGGCGGGTTAA
- the rpsT gene encoding 30S ribosomal protein S20, producing MANHASAIKRHKQSEKRRQRNASVKSSLRTAVKKVKEAVAAGKADEAKTSLKNAITELDKAASKGVLHKNNASRRVSRLSKLVNQKTK from the coding sequence TTGGCCAATCACGCGTCGGCAATAAAGAGGCACAAACAGAGCGAGAAGAGGAGGCAGAGGAACGCCTCCGTTAAGTCCTCGTTGAGGACGGCGGTAAAGAAAGTGAAAGAGGCGGTTGCGGCAGGAAAGGCCGACGAGGCGAAAACGAGCCTCAAGAACGCGATAACCGAGCTTGACAAGGCCGCTTCAAAGGGCGTTCTCCACAAGAATAACGCCTCAAGGAGGGTATCCCGCCTCTCTAAGCTTGTTAACCAGAAGACGAAGTAG
- the mgtE gene encoding magnesium transporter produces the protein MKRRLPAHDEVRRTLMHGDFGRIQELAGKLHTADLAHYLGELLPAEAARIITILQERNQAEVLSYFPLPYQLALVRELGPGRLGPIMNLMSHDDRADLLKALPEDLRYDVLHSMAKAEREDIIMLGAYPEGSAGSIMTSDYAVLYPELTAAASVETLRREAPEKETIDRAFVIDPDRRLLGTVRFQSLVFAKPGTLVRELMEGLTHAVRTDDTAEHAARQIGRYDIPALPVVDGEDRLVGIITHDDAMDVLQAEATEDFHKAGTIGKLPGNVRTASPWLLYRKRVVWLVLLVFGNVFSGAGIAYFEETIAAFVTLVFFLPLLIDSSGNAGSQAATLMIRALATGDVEVKDWGRMLGREIFIALALGLTMAAAVSLIGVARGGPEIALVVSLSMLAVVIIGSLFGLSLPFILSRLRMDPAAASAPLITSVADALGVFIYFLIANALLMRGV, from the coding sequence ATGAAAAGACGCCTTCCTGCCCACGACGAGGTCCGAAGGACTCTCATGCACGGTGACTTTGGCCGCATTCAGGAGCTTGCCGGCAAGCTCCACACAGCGGACCTCGCTCATTACCTTGGCGAGCTCCTTCCAGCAGAGGCGGCGCGTATCATCACGATACTCCAGGAAAGGAACCAGGCCGAGGTCCTGAGCTATTTTCCCCTCCCCTACCAGCTCGCGCTCGTAAGAGAGCTCGGCCCCGGAAGGCTCGGGCCGATAATGAACCTCATGTCGCACGACGACCGCGCCGACCTCCTCAAGGCCCTCCCGGAGGACCTCCGCTACGACGTCCTCCATTCCATGGCAAAGGCCGAGAGGGAGGACATAATAATGCTCGGAGCCTATCCCGAGGGGAGCGCCGGGTCGATAATGACGTCCGACTACGCGGTCCTCTACCCCGAGCTTACAGCCGCTGCCTCGGTAGAGACGCTAAGGAGGGAAGCGCCGGAAAAGGAGACCATAGACAGGGCGTTCGTAATCGACCCCGACCGCCGCCTCCTCGGTACCGTGAGGTTCCAGTCCCTGGTATTCGCTAAGCCGGGCACGCTCGTGCGGGAGTTGATGGAGGGGCTTACCCACGCCGTAAGGACGGACGACACGGCCGAACACGCGGCAAGGCAGATAGGGCGCTACGACATACCGGCCCTGCCCGTCGTGGACGGAGAGGACAGGCTCGTGGGCATCATCACCCACGACGACGCGATGGACGTCCTGCAGGCGGAGGCTACCGAAGACTTCCACAAGGCCGGGACCATAGGGAAGCTCCCAGGGAACGTCAGGACCGCGAGCCCGTGGCTCCTTTACCGGAAGAGAGTGGTATGGCTGGTGCTTCTCGTATTCGGGAACGTCTTCTCCGGCGCAGGCATAGCGTATTTCGAGGAGACCATCGCGGCATTCGTCACGCTGGTATTTTTCCTCCCGCTCCTCATTGACAGCAGCGGGAACGCGGGTTCGCAGGCCGCAACCCTCATGATACGCGCGCTCGCCACCGGGGACGTGGAGGTTAAGGACTGGGGACGGATGCTCGGGCGCGAGATATTCATCGCGCTCGCCCTCGGGCTGACCATGGCCGCTGCGGTCTCTCTCATAGGGGTTGCGCGCGGCGGGCCGGAAATAGCGCTCGTCGTATCGCTATCCATGCTGGCGGTAGTGATAATCGGGAGCCTTTTCGGCCTGAGCCTGCCCTTTATCCTGAGCCGCCTCAGGATGGACCCCGCGGCCGCGAGCGCGCCCCTTATAACGTCGGTAGCCGACGCCCTGGGCGTTTTCATCTATTTCCTGATAGCGAACGCGCTCCTCATGAGGGGGGTGTAA